The Chloroflexota bacterium genome has a window encoding:
- the rho gene encoding transcription termination factor Rho, whose protein sequence is MDIAELETKTIDELRNMAREYDISGISRLKKNDLILRLLRANAEKQGYIFGGGVLEIMPDGIGFLRSDHLLPGPEDVYVSQSQIRRFGMRTGDMVVGQVRPAKEGEKYYSLLRVEAVNGLDPEAAKRRPHFEELTPIFPYQMFNLETRPDILATRLINLVAPIGRGQRGLIVSPPKAGKTTVLKQIANGITTNYNDVHLMVVLIGERPEEVTDMDRSVEAEVVSSTFDEPVQNHVRVAEMALERAKRLVEGGKDVVILLDSITRLSRAYNLIVPPSGRSLSGGLDPAALYPPKHFFGAARKLEEGGSLTIIATCLIDTGSRMDDVIYEEFKGTGNMELHLNRKLSERRIFPAFDIERSGTRREELLLDKDTLAKVYTMRRMLAAIGGVDGMEPLLNRLARTKNNREFLDTLNQDVI, encoded by the coding sequence GTGGATATCGCGGAACTTGAAACTAAAACGATTGACGAACTTCGCAACATGGCGCGGGAGTACGATATCTCCGGCATCAGCCGCCTGAAAAAGAACGACCTCATTCTGCGCCTGCTTCGTGCCAACGCCGAGAAACAAGGCTACATCTTCGGCGGCGGCGTGCTCGAGATCATGCCCGATGGCATCGGTTTCCTGCGCTCCGATCACCTCCTGCCCGGGCCGGAGGATGTGTACGTCTCCCAATCTCAGATCCGCCGTTTCGGCATGCGCACCGGCGATATGGTAGTTGGGCAGGTGCGCCCGGCGAAGGAAGGCGAGAAATACTACAGCCTCCTGCGCGTCGAGGCTGTGAACGGCCTTGACCCCGAAGCAGCCAAACGCCGCCCGCACTTTGAAGAACTCACGCCCATTTTCCCCTACCAGATGTTCAATCTCGAAACGCGGCCCGATATCCTGGCCACCCGGCTCATTAACCTGGTGGCACCGATCGGGCGCGGACAGCGCGGGCTGATTGTCTCGCCGCCAAAGGCTGGCAAAACCACCGTCCTCAAGCAGATCGCCAATGGTATTACCACCAACTACAACGATGTGCACCTGATGGTAGTCCTCATCGGGGAGCGACCTGAAGAGGTTACCGATATGGATCGTTCGGTGGAAGCAGAGGTGGTGAGTTCCACCTTCGATGAGCCGGTGCAGAACCACGTCCGGGTGGCTGAGATGGCGCTGGAACGGGCAAAACGGCTGGTCGAGGGTGGTAAGGATGTGGTGATCCTGCTCGATAGCATCACCCGTCTCTCCCGAGCCTACAACCTCATCGTCCCTCCCAGTGGCCGGTCGCTCTCCGGTGGTTTGGACCCGGCTGCTCTCTACCCGCCCAAACATTTCTTCGGTGCAGCCCGCAAATTAGAAGAGGGCGGCAGCCTGACCATCATTGCCACGTGCCTGATTGACACCGGCAGCCGCATGGACGATGTGATCTATGAGGAATTCAAGGGCACGGGCAATATGGAATTGCATCTCAACCGGAAACTCTCAGAGCGGCGCATTTTCCCCGCCTTCGACATCGAACGATCCGGCACACGCCGCGAGGAACTGCTCCTGGACAAGGATACCCTGGCCAAGGTGTACACAATGCGGCGTATGCTGGCGGCCATTGGCGGAGTGGATGGGATGGAGCCTTTGTTGAACCGCCTGGCCAGAACCAAGAACAATCGCGAATTCCTGGACACCCTGAATCAAGACGTCATCTGA